One part of the Dehalococcoidales bacterium genome encodes these proteins:
- a CDS encoding homoserine dehydrogenase — MTEARLTPPETKTATRKIAVIGFGNIGTGVVDLLYRKGINGLELVRVIDTDLERKRPVTLPPGYLSKDWRQAVTDPEIDIVVELIGGIEPARSILSTALENGKDVVTANKMLLAREGEHIFQLASTLQRRIGFRASFVGGHSLIHEFRQAGTANKKFRKIYAILNGTCNYILSTMSREDKGFEEALKEAQQKGYAESDPSDDIDGIDTANKIRIVLGLISNSYRTVKPFPVEGIRDITLQDIQYAAELGYSVKLVGVIEQDEGTFNVMVHPALVPRVSLLGSLEGPYNGIELEDEYGIISGLIAPGAGTYPTADAVIKDLLDIAEGRAMPMPKSAGSIVLGPPETIERRYYLRFSVLDQAGVLARICDIFWKHDISIAAVIQKEAVTEEFVPVVITTHLAKEGALQAAIEKVDRMDVVKARTKIIRILKADT, encoded by the coding sequence ATGACCGAAGCGAGGCTCACCCCACCTGAAACAAAAACAGCCACCAGGAAAATAGCCGTTATCGGCTTTGGCAATATCGGCACCGGCGTAGTGGATCTCCTCTACCGTAAAGGGATTAACGGACTGGAACTGGTCAGGGTGATAGATACTGACCTGGAGAGGAAACGCCCGGTAACTCTCCCGCCGGGCTACCTCAGCAAGGACTGGCGGCAGGCAGTTACCGACCCTGAAATTGATATTGTGGTTGAGCTTATCGGCGGTATCGAACCCGCCAGGAGCATCCTCTCAACCGCCCTGGAAAACGGCAAAGACGTGGTTACCGCCAACAAGATGCTGCTTGCCCGGGAGGGAGAACATATCTTCCAACTGGCATCCACGTTACAGCGCCGGATTGGCTTCAGGGCCAGTTTTGTTGGCGGCCACTCGCTGATTCACGAATTCCGCCAGGCGGGCACAGCCAACAAGAAGTTCCGCAAAATCTACGCCATCCTCAACGGTACCTGCAACTATATATTATCGACCATGTCCCGGGAGGACAAGGGATTTGAGGAAGCCCTCAAGGAAGCCCAGCAGAAGGGCTATGCCGAGAGCGACCCATCGGATGACATTGATGGCATTGACACGGCCAACAAGATACGCATCGTCCTGGGACTTATCAGCAATTCGTACCGGACAGTGAAGCCTTTCCCGGTCGAGGGGATTCGCGATATAACTTTGCAGGATATCCAGTACGCCGCCGAGCTGGGCTATTCCGTCAAGCTGGTAGGAGTTATTGAGCAGGATGAAGGCACTTTCAATGTTATGGTGCATCCGGCGCTGGTACCCAGGGTATCCCTTTTAGGTTCCCTGGAAGGGCCCTATAACGGCATCGAGCTTGAGGACGAATACGGCATAATATCAGGCCTGATTGCTCCCGGAGCCGGGACCTACCCCACCGCTGACGCCGTCATCAAAGATTTGCTGGATATCGCCGAGGGCAGGGCAATGCCCATGCCAAAATCGGCAGGGAGCATAGTCCTGGGTCCACCCGAGACTATCGAGCGGCGCTACTACCTGAGATTCAGTGTGCTGGACCAGGCCGGCGTCCTGGCCCGCATTTGCGATATCTTCTGGAAGCATGATATCAGCATCGCCGCCGTTATTCAAAAGGAAGCTGTGACCGAAGAGTTTGTTCCCGTGGTCATCACTACCCACCTGGCTAAAGAAGGAGCGCTTCAGGCAGCGATTGAAAAAGTCGACCGGATGGACGTAGTGAAAGCCAGGACCAAGATTATCCGCATCCTCAAAGCCGACACCTAG
- a CDS encoding C4-type zinc ribbon domain-containing protein, whose product MRQALYNKTKMSLTRQLYQLQEIDQEIDSNEQAIKRIIGQLGESDSILAVRRKLAREKERLEETNRQQHSVEWEIDDLAVKVKASEDELYSGRIRNPKELTNLQHEIDILKTRRNQLEDKALEVMGEVELITGNLSSLDGDLRGLEAEWRNQQQQLSARLEQHQATLSDLKRKRQLLADGIDPTMVEMYQEVRKQKGQAVAKVEQGVCRGCRISLPVNEIQRVRSGQLVRCSSCGRILFLA is encoded by the coding sequence GTGCGGCAGGCATTATACAATAAGACCAAAATGAGTTTGACCAGGCAGCTTTACCAGCTACAAGAGATTGACCAGGAGATTGATTCCAACGAGCAGGCGATAAAAAGAATTATCGGTCAGCTTGGAGAGAGTGATTCAATCCTGGCGGTTAGAAGGAAGCTGGCGCGGGAAAAGGAGCGCCTGGAAGAAACCAACCGCCAGCAACACTCCGTGGAATGGGAAATAGACGATCTTGCCGTTAAGGTGAAGGCCAGCGAAGATGAGCTATATAGCGGCCGGATACGTAATCCTAAAGAGCTGACCAATCTGCAGCATGAGATTGATATCCTGAAAACCAGGCGAAACCAGCTGGAGGATAAAGCGCTGGAAGTGATGGGGGAGGTTGAACTTATTACCGGCAACCTGTCCTCTCTGGATGGTGATCTGAGAGGGCTGGAGGCTGAATGGCGGAACCAGCAGCAACAGCTATCAGCCAGGCTGGAGCAGCATCAGGCTACGCTATCTGACCTGAAGCGGAAGAGGCAATTGCTGGCCGATGGTATTGACCCCACGATGGTTGAGATGTACCAGGAAGTCAGAAAACAAAAGGGACAGGCAGTGGCTAAAGTGGAGCAGGGGGTATGCCGGGGTTGCCGCATATCACTCCCGGTTAATGAGATACAAAGGGTGAGAAGCGGTCAACTGGTGCGGTGCAGCAGCTGCGGGCGCATCCTTTTCCTTGCCTGA
- a CDS encoding ribonuclease HI family protein: protein MIFTDGASRGNPGPGAIGVVITDEQGKLLTTISQSIGQATNNQAEYRAIIAALEKAMKLGVNQIDLRSDSEFAVRQINGQYRVKSISLRPLYQRVKQLQSQFEGFTITHIRREENVEADKLANLALG, encoded by the coding sequence GTGATATTTACTGATGGCGCCTCCCGGGGCAATCCCGGGCCGGGCGCTATCGGTGTCGTCATCACCGACGAGCAGGGTAAACTGCTTACCACTATTTCTCAGTCAATTGGTCAGGCAACTAACAACCAGGCGGAATACCGGGCTATTATTGCCGCTCTGGAAAAGGCAATGAAACTGGGCGTCAATCAGATTGACCTGCGCTCCGACTCAGAGTTTGCCGTCCGGCAAATCAACGGGCAGTACCGGGTGAAATCAATATCTCTGAGACCCTTATATCAAAGAGTAAAGCAGTTGCAGAGCCAGTTTGAAGGCTTCACGATCACCCATATCAGGCGTGAGGAAAATGTGGAGGCTGATAAACTGGCTAATCTGGCTCTAGGGTGA